One window of Thermocoleostomius sinensis A174 genomic DNA carries:
- a CDS encoding ABC transporter permease: MNILENARIALKTLVNNKLRSGLTMLGILIGNGSIILMVGIVQGAQNYTLKQIESYGVNLLSIFPGGGEVGSWSAEETWRLVLADADAIRSYAPAVDRVAPQISSFQLATYRDRSTQPNITGTTPDFLFVRNFRVASGRFFDETEQQQNAAVIVLGSIPARQLFGHEHPLGRDVQINNISFRVIGVLESKGSLNGINQDNTALVPITTLAAQVDGRSSPYGIPLDSIELSANDPQSVKAAEFQVTNLLTRRHGKKDFTIETNKSFQDLVNQVGSVLSLMLGAIASISLVVGGIGIMNIMLVSVTERTQEIGVRKAVGATQHVILMQFLIESIVLSVAGGLAGVALGVGGVALVSLVTPLTPTVSIVAIVVAIGVSGSIGLIFGVVPAQRAARLDPIVALRSA; this comes from the coding sequence CCTTATGGTAGGTATTGTCCAAGGAGCACAAAACTATACCTTGAAGCAAATTGAATCCTATGGCGTTAATCTACTCAGTATCTTTCCAGGAGGCGGTGAGGTTGGTAGCTGGAGCGCCGAGGAGACCTGGAGATTGGTGCTAGCCGATGCGGATGCAATTCGCAGCTATGCTCCTGCTGTAGACCGAGTAGCCCCTCAGATCTCGTCATTTCAGCTTGCTACCTACCGCGATCGCAGCACGCAACCGAACATCACGGGCACAACGCCTGATTTCTTGTTTGTGCGCAATTTTCGAGTAGCGAGTGGACGATTTTTTGATGAAACCGAGCAACAGCAGAATGCAGCGGTGATTGTCCTTGGTTCTATTCCGGCGCGTCAGTTGTTTGGGCATGAGCATCCTTTGGGGCGCGATGTACAAATTAACAACATCAGCTTTCGTGTGATCGGTGTGTTGGAATCGAAGGGATCGCTCAATGGCATCAACCAAGATAATACAGCACTGGTGCCAATTACGACGCTGGCGGCTCAAGTCGATGGACGATCGTCTCCCTATGGTATTCCGCTAGATTCCATTGAACTTTCGGCAAATGATCCGCAAAGTGTGAAAGCCGCCGAGTTTCAAGTCACCAATCTTCTGACGCGCCGTCATGGTAAGAAGGACTTTACGATCGAAACTAATAAATCGTTTCAAGACTTGGTCAATCAAGTGGGAAGCGTTTTGAGTTTAATGTTGGGTGCAATCGCCAGCATTTCGTTGGTGGTGGGCGGCATTGGCATTATGAACATTATGCTGGTGTCTGTGACCGAGCGAACTCAGGAAATTGGAGTCCGCAAAGCGGTTGGAGCGACCCAGCATGTCATCTTGATGCAGTTTTTGATTGAGTCGATTGTTTTATCAGTAGCAGGCGGCTTAGCGGGTGTTGCGCTGGGTGTTGGAGGGGTCGCGTTGGTGTCGCTTGTGACGCCGCTTACGCCTACGGTGTCGATCGTGGCGATCGTGGTTGCTATCGGTGTTTCCGGCAGTATTGGTTTGATTTTTGGTGTCGTTCCGGCCCAGCGGGCGGCTCGGCTTGATCCGATTGTGGCGTTGCGCAGTGCCTAA
- a CDS encoding HAD family hydrolase, producing MALQGVILDIDGTLVLSNDIHAQAWVEAFAAFSYDIAFEQVRPLMGMGGDHVIPLLVPDLNDEDGDGKAIADRRKALILNELGQKIVSANGSRDLVLKLQAEELKLTIASSAKPEELDLLLKAAQVDDLLHEATTSADADESKPAPGIIEAALQKSKFDPNQVVMLGDTPYDIEAAGKAGVRMIAMRCGGFSDDELAGAIAIYNDPADLLQHYDQSPLAQ from the coding sequence ATGGCTTTGCAAGGTGTTATTTTGGATATTGATGGAACACTCGTTTTAAGCAATGATATTCATGCTCAGGCGTGGGTAGAAGCGTTTGCTGCCTTTAGTTACGATATTGCCTTTGAACAGGTTCGACCGCTAATGGGTATGGGTGGAGATCATGTGATTCCTCTACTTGTTCCTGATTTAAATGATGAAGATGGGGATGGTAAAGCGATCGCCGATCGCCGTAAAGCGTTGATTTTGAACGAACTAGGACAGAAAATTGTGTCTGCCAACGGTTCTCGCGATCTAGTACTGAAATTGCAAGCAGAAGAATTAAAATTAACGATCGCCAGTTCTGCAAAACCTGAAGAATTAGATCTTTTGCTGAAGGCGGCCCAGGTTGATGACTTATTGCATGAAGCGACAACTTCTGCTGATGCCGATGAATCAAAACCCGCTCCAGGTATCATTGAAGCGGCGTTACAGAAAAGCAAGTTTGATCCCAATCAGGTGGTAATGCTGGGAGACACTCCCTACGATATTGAGGCAGCGGGCAAGGCAGGCGTTAGGATGATTGCCATGCGATGTGGTGGTTTTAGCGACGATGAATTAGCTGGGGCGATCGCCATTTACAACGATCCAGCCGACCTGTTGCAGCACTATGATCAATCACCGTTGGCGCAATGA
- a CDS encoding DUF2243 domain-containing protein → MNSPNVASQPNVTLDENHNRTSDRPLIVAGLVLGVGQGGFFDGIIFHQLLQWHHMFSSIKTDMTVAGLELNTIGDGLFHLFDWLMTLLGLFLLWRAGQQSPSWSGRVLLGAMLIGFGVFNFVEGILDHHLLGIHHLKPGPNQLLWDLSFLASGVILVLIGLALVQSNRAAQVGK, encoded by the coding sequence ATGAATTCTCCTAATGTTGCATCCCAACCAAACGTTACGCTTGACGAAAATCATAATCGAACGAGCGATCGTCCGCTAATTGTGGCAGGGCTAGTGCTGGGAGTGGGGCAAGGTGGCTTTTTTGATGGGATCATATTTCATCAACTGTTGCAATGGCATCACATGTTTTCTAGCATCAAAACCGATATGACGGTAGCTGGTTTGGAACTAAACACCATTGGCGATGGCTTGTTTCATCTATTTGACTGGCTGATGACGTTATTAGGACTATTTCTGCTATGGCGGGCTGGTCAACAGTCACCTTCTTGGTCTGGGCGGGTGTTATTAGGAGCAATGCTGATTGGGTTTGGCGTTTTTAATTTCGTTGAAGGCATTCTCGATCATCATCTGTTGGGGATTCATCACCTTAAGCCGGGTCCCAATCAACTGCTGTGGGATCTGAGTTTTTTAGCATCGGGTGTAATATTGGTGCTGATTGGGCTGGCTCTGGTGCAATCGAATCGAGCGGCTCAGGTGGGTAAATAA
- a CDS encoding aldo/keto reductase yields MTKESLFLPLMGCGTWAWGNRLLWGYDESMNTQLQAVFNLCVNQGVTFFDTGDSYGTGRLNGQSEKLLGQFTHDYLRSANTINSEKICIATKLAAYPWRLTRQSMISACQASAKRLGRPVDLVQMHWSTANYAPWQEKALLDGLADLYEQGTVKGVGLSNYGPRRLKWVHQRFAERHVPIATLQVQYSLLSTYPVTELRLKDLCDELGIKLIAYSPLALGLLTGKYSENGPFPRGIRGILFRQLLPGIQSLLACLRDVAEDRNKSMSQVALNWCICKGTLPIPGAKTIEQAKENLGALGWQLSDGEIAELDRAATNSNKKMVQNIFQTR; encoded by the coding sequence TTGGGGAAATCGTCTGCTCTGGGGCTATGACGAAAGTATGAACACTCAACTGCAAGCTGTGTTCAATCTTTGTGTGAATCAAGGTGTCACCTTCTTTGATACAGGTGATTCCTATGGCACCGGACGGCTAAATGGACAAAGTGAGAAACTGTTGGGGCAATTTACTCACGATTATCTTCGCTCGGCGAATACTATTAATAGTGAAAAAATTTGTATCGCAACGAAACTGGCGGCTTATCCCTGGCGGTTAACCCGGCAATCGATGATTTCGGCGTGTCAAGCTTCTGCAAAACGGTTGGGTAGGCCGGTAGATTTGGTGCAGATGCACTGGTCTACGGCCAACTATGCCCCCTGGCAAGAAAAAGCATTACTGGATGGATTAGCGGATTTGTATGAACAGGGAACCGTCAAGGGAGTGGGATTATCCAACTATGGGCCTAGACGGTTGAAATGGGTGCATCAACGCTTTGCCGAGCGCCATGTTCCGATCGCCACCCTGCAAGTACAGTACTCCCTGTTATCGACTTATCCAGTTACAGAATTACGGCTAAAAGATCTGTGTGATGAACTGGGTATTAAGCTCATTGCCTACAGTCCTCTCGCGCTAGGGTTGTTGACGGGTAAATATTCAGAAAATGGACCCTTTCCTAGAGGCATTCGTGGTATTTTGTTTCGACAACTTTTACCTGGCATTCAATCGCTGTTAGCTTGCTTGCGCGATGTTGCTGAGGACAGAAACAAAAGTATGTCACAGGTGGCGCTGAACTGGTGCATTTGCAAAGGAACCCTGCCAATTCCTGGAGCAAAAACGATCGAACAAGCCAAAGAAAATTTGGGTGCGTTGGGTTGGCAACTCAGCGACGGAGAAATCGCAGAACTTGATCGAGCCGCGACAAATAGCAACAAAAAAATGGTGCAAAATATCTTTCAAACTCGATAA